Part of the Campylobacter suis genome, CTTAAAATATGACTTAGAGAGCAATGCTGGCGAGTTTTTAAGTCGTTTTGATAGCAAAAAGCTAAGCAATCTAAAAAAACTGTATGAAAACGGCAGTTCTTGCGTGGCTACAAGCTCCGTGGGGCGTATCTTTGATGCGTTTTGTAGTATTGTTTTAGGGCTTGATAGTGTTAGCTATGAGGGTGAGGCTGGTATGAAGATGGAAAAATTTTATGATGATAGCCTAGATGTGAGTTATGATTTTAATATCATAGATGATAAAATTTGCTTTAAAAATGCCTTTGAAGGTGCTTTAAAAGATGAAAAAGCAACAGCTATAACCGCTTTTATAAATGGACTTGCAAATTTAATATGTGATATTTGTGTGAAAGAAGATAGTGAAATTTTACTTGCTGGCGGTGTTTTTCAAAATAAAGCCTTATTAGAAAAAGTAATAAATTTATTTAAGCAAAATAGCATAAAATTTTACATAAACAGGCAAAATCCAACTAATGACGCAAGCATAGCACTTGGTCAAATAGCTCATTTACTACTATAATATGGGCTATTTCTTAATTATATTAATTAATAAAATTTTTAAAAAAATTTATTAAAAATTAAAGCAAAATTTTAATCTTTACTAGATATAATTACACTCAAACTACTTTAAATAAGGATAGTAAAATGTGTAAAGACTGCGGTTGCTCTTTTGGCAACATTCACTCACACGAGCATACCCATGCTGATGGCACTATTCACTCACACCATCACGATCATAGCGGCGAGCATACTCACGAGCATGGGGCTGGTTTTCATACTCATGAGCACACTCACGGCTCTATCACGCATACCCACGAGCACGATCATAGCGGCGAGCACTCACACTCTCATCCTATTTTAAATGAGAGTAAAACGATAGAGGTGATAGAGAAAATTTTAAGCGCAAACGACAAAGAGGCTAGTGCAAATAGAGCCCATCTTGATGAGCATAAAATTTTATGTGTAAATCTCATGAGTAGCCCAGGTGCCGGCAAAACCACGCTTTTAGAAGCCACTATAAAGGCAGATGAGTTTAAAATAGGCGTTGTTGAGGGCGATTTAGAGACTAACCAAGATGCTGATCGTATCATACAAGCAGGAGCAAAGGCGCACCAGATAAGCACAGGTCAGACTTGTCATTTAGATGCATTTATGGTACATTCAGGGCTTCATCATCTGCCTCTTTCTGAGCTTGATGTCGTTTTTATAGAAAATGTTGGAAACCTAGTATGTCCTGCTAGCTACGATGTAGGCGCGCATTTTAATGTCGTGCTCTTATCTGTGCCTGAGGGTGATGATAAAATTTCAAAATATCCCGTGATGTTTCGCACGGCAGATCTAGTCATAGTCACCAAAACATCGCTAATGCCACACTTTGAGTTTAGCTTACAAAGGGTTAGAGATGAAGTAAGAAAGCTTAATCCAAAAGCCGACATCATCGCGCTTGATAGCAAGACGGGCGAGGGCGTTGATAAGTGGCTTAATTATTTAAAATTTAAAAAAGAGCTTAGATAATGTGCCTTTCTATCCCTTCAAAAGTGATCGAAATCGATGAAAATAACTTTGCCACAGTTGAGACTCTAGGTGTTCGCCGTAAGGTCACGCTTGATCTTATCGGTGAGCCTGTAAATGTGGGTGAGTATGTGCTTATCCATGTGGGATACGCGATGGAGAAGTTCGATACAAAATACGCCCTTGAAAGCCTTGAAATTTATAGAAAAATGGCTGAGGATATGAAAAACGGCGAGATTGACGCGAGCGAGGGCGATATGGGGCTTGATGAAATGATAAACTCATCAAAGAAAAACGATGGATTTAATTAACGATTTTCGTGATAAAGATCTCATCCTAGCACTTAGCAAGCGCATTATAGCAACTAGCAAAAGAGCGCTAAATATCATGGAAATTTGTGGTGGACATACGCACTCTATCATGAAATTTGGGCTTGATAAGCTAGTGGGTGAGAATGTAAATTTTATCCATGGTCCGGGCTGTCCTGTGTGTGTTATGCCAAGGGCTAG contains:
- the hypB gene encoding hydrogenase nickel incorporation protein HypB, with protein sequence MCKDCGCSFGNIHSHEHTHADGTIHSHHHDHSGEHTHEHGAGFHTHEHTHGSITHTHEHDHSGEHSHSHPILNESKTIEVIEKILSANDKEASANRAHLDEHKILCVNLMSSPGAGKTTLLEATIKADEFKIGVVEGDLETNQDADRIIQAGAKAHQISTGQTCHLDAFMVHSGLHHLPLSELDVVFIENVGNLVCPASYDVGAHFNVVLLSVPEGDDKISKYPVMFRTADLVIVTKTSLMPHFEFSLQRVRDEVRKLNPKADIIALDSKTGEGVDKWLNYLKFKKELR
- a CDS encoding HypC/HybG/HupF family hydrogenase formation chaperone — encoded protein: MCLSIPSKVIEIDENNFATVETLGVRRKVTLDLIGEPVNVGEYVLIHVGYAMEKFDTKYALESLEIYRKMAEDMKNGEIDASEGDMGLDEMINSSKKNDGFN